The following proteins are co-located in the Xylanibacillus composti genome:
- a CDS encoding LysM peptidoglycan-binding domain-containing protein yields MSENHSILLSFNNKAENLRIPVLPDKIDFGEKGKIRTFDMVGNVGHSEEARALGFNQANVYQGRELTSVSFSSFFPGESYKEARRIQQYNGAKEAVEQIQYWMSRKEPKRFTYEGSKYGHERDTFFITFPVSIESFNWGPRAGSDDIEYSITLRRYEFYAARKATIVTDANGNQKIVLGAKPRLDERVRPDSVELQPGENLVILAKRWLGDTGRYREIMELNGITAAQAKNLTVGMVIRLPQD; encoded by the coding sequence ATGAGTGAAAACCATTCAATACTTTTAAGTTTCAATAACAAAGCTGAAAATCTACGGATACCTGTGCTGCCGGACAAAATTGACTTCGGAGAAAAAGGTAAGATTCGTACATTCGATATGGTCGGAAATGTAGGTCATAGCGAAGAAGCCCGGGCTCTCGGTTTTAATCAAGCCAATGTATACCAGGGGCGGGAGCTTACATCCGTATCATTTTCAAGCTTTTTTCCTGGGGAGTCATATAAAGAGGCGAGAAGAATTCAACAATATAACGGCGCTAAAGAAGCCGTAGAACAGATTCAGTACTGGATGAGTCGGAAAGAACCAAAGAGATTCACATATGAGGGGAGTAAATATGGACATGAGCGTGACACTTTTTTTATCACCTTCCCCGTCTCCATCGAATCTTTCAATTGGGGGCCGAGAGCCGGCAGCGACGACATCGAATACAGCATCACCTTGCGGCGTTACGAGTTTTATGCTGCGCGGAAGGCCACAATCGTGACGGACGCGAATGGGAACCAGAAGATCGTACTCGGGGCGAAACCTCGTCTGGACGAACGCGTGCGACCGGATTCGGTTGAGCTGCAGCCAGGAGAGAATCTGGTGATATTGGCAAAAAGATGGCTCGGAGATACCGGGCGCTATCGTGAGATCATGGAGCTTAACGGGATCACCGCCGCGCAAGCTAAGAATTTGACAGTAGGCATGGTCATCCGGCTGCCGCAGGATTAA
- a CDS encoding DUF6173 family protein — MTKSPSNWNSLDSIKVNIDNRNYHLADRQYEIIMESIREFESELDDDLEVAVQLAAFGQSVVMHVTALGYSNPSLIHFYGYVNGVQSELIQHINQLSFLLTSVPKKDPNKPARRIGYIQEDN, encoded by the coding sequence ATGACTAAATCGCCTTCAAATTGGAATTCGTTAGATTCTATAAAAGTTAACATCGATAATCGAAATTATCACTTGGCTGATCGACAATATGAGATTATCATGGAATCAATTAGAGAATTTGAATCTGAACTCGATGATGACCTTGAAGTTGCCGTACAATTAGCAGCATTTGGACAATCAGTTGTGATGCATGTAACAGCGTTGGGTTACAGCAATCCAAGCCTGATCCATTTTTATGGATATGTTAACGGAGTACAAAGCGAACTAATCCAGCATATCAACCAGCTCAGTTTTTTACTCACTTCTGTGCCAAAGAAGGATCCTAACAAACCGGCTCGTCGCATTGGGTACATCCAAGAAGATAATTAA
- a CDS encoding XkdQ/YqbQ family protein has translation MLEIIIDNRDGNVWNVAEICSGLSWKTSRIGRAGSCEITLIKNAVFQEKNFNYNNGDILSVRHGQHKMFYGYIFSVDSHHDKTVKITAYDQLRYLMANDSGVFEGATATEIIRKFAGDFQLTIGELADTRYKMDLVESDKRLMDIITTALDKTMMADYGLFVLYDDYGQLTLRNTQQMIVNLSVGDSSLLLGYSLKSSIDNDTYNQVKVVQDNENTGRRDVYIERDSANIAKWGLLQLYQVADRNMNQAQIEQAMRNLLLLKNQEERKLRLDALGDIRVRAGCYLNVMIEEFGFNQNVLVDECTHKFDGHVHTMQLEVRGI, from the coding sequence ATGCTCGAAATCATAATCGACAACCGTGATGGGAACGTGTGGAATGTCGCAGAAATCTGTTCCGGATTAAGTTGGAAGACTAGCCGGATTGGGCGCGCTGGTTCGTGTGAAATCACGCTGATCAAAAACGCCGTGTTTCAGGAAAAAAATTTCAACTACAATAACGGAGATATTCTGAGCGTTCGACATGGGCAGCACAAGATGTTTTACGGATATATCTTCAGCGTTGACTCACACCACGACAAAACGGTCAAAATTACAGCGTACGATCAACTTCGCTATTTGATGGCGAACGACAGTGGTGTATTCGAGGGGGCTACAGCAACGGAGATCATCCGGAAGTTCGCGGGTGATTTCCAGCTCACGATTGGTGAACTGGCTGATACGCGATATAAGATGGACCTGGTTGAGTCCGACAAGCGACTTATGGATATTATCACTACTGCATTAGACAAAACCATGATGGCCGATTACGGCCTTTTTGTGTTGTATGACGACTACGGTCAACTCACATTACGTAATACGCAGCAAATGATCGTGAACCTGTCCGTGGGGGATAGTAGCCTACTGCTTGGTTACAGCCTCAAATCCAGCATAGACAACGACACCTACAACCAAGTAAAGGTTGTACAGGATAACGAGAACACCGGGCGGCGTGATGTGTACATCGAACGTGATAGTGCGAACATCGCCAAGTGGGGATTGCTCCAGTTGTATCAGGTCGCGGATAGAAACATGAATCAAGCGCAGATTGAACAGGCGATGCGCAACCTGTTGTTGCTTAAAAATCAGGAGGAGCGAAAGCTCAGGCTGGATGCGTTAGGTGATATTCGTGTACGAGCTGGCTGCTATTTGAATGTGATGATCGAAGAATTCGGCTTCAATCAAAACGTACTTGTGGACGAGTGTACACACAAGTTTGATGGTCATGTACACACAATGCAATTGGAGGTGCGCGGAATATGA
- a CDS encoding DUF2577 domain-containing protein: MSLLNTIKKASVGAVNAGNPVNVLFGTVTDANPLAVQIDQKTTLSQRFLVVPESITRLEISLQHVHEYSGGGTTETALNAPVVIRRGLAVGDKVLLLRMQGGQSYVVLDRVVS; the protein is encoded by the coding sequence ATGAGCCTACTCAACACAATCAAAAAGGCAAGTGTAGGCGCTGTGAACGCCGGGAACCCGGTGAATGTCCTTTTTGGAACAGTGACAGATGCAAATCCACTTGCCGTACAGATTGACCAGAAAACCACGCTTTCGCAAAGATTTTTGGTCGTGCCGGAATCAATTACTCGGTTGGAGATCTCCCTGCAGCACGTTCATGAATATTCCGGCGGCGGAACAACGGAGACTGCTTTGAACGCCCCTGTGGTGATACGGCGCGGGCTCGCTGTTGGAGACAAGGTATTGCTGCTCCGCATGCAGGGCGGACAATCTTATGTCGTTCTGGACAGGGTGGTGAGTTGA
- a CDS encoding DUF2634 domain-containing protein, producing the protein MLPQGFVREAEEEQQPSRTYRMDLQRGRIVGITDGVEAIRQAVYKILLTTRYVREIYSTSYGAVIEIGGGTGLEQAISEALLQDERIAAIENFRTTIDREAVLAEFTVVSIFGRFGVSQEVG; encoded by the coding sequence ATGCTGCCACAAGGTTTTGTGCGGGAAGCGGAAGAAGAGCAGCAGCCAAGTCGGACGTATCGGATGGATCTGCAGCGCGGTCGGATCGTGGGAATAACGGATGGGGTCGAGGCTATTCGTCAGGCAGTATATAAGATTTTGCTCACGACCCGCTATGTTCGCGAGATCTACAGCACCTCTTATGGCGCTGTGATCGAGATCGGCGGGGGAACTGGACTGGAACAAGCTATCTCTGAAGCGCTGCTACAGGACGAGAGGATTGCTGCAATCGAAAATTTTCGAACGACGATCGACCGTGAAGCCGTACTGGCGGAATTCACGGTCGTTTCAATTTTTGGCCGGTTCGGCGTATCCCAGGAGGTGGGATGA
- a CDS encoding baseplate J/gp47 family protein produces the protein MYEHMTFEHILQRMLSRVPNDIDKREGSIIYDALAPAAFELAQMYMELNLIMDLSFVDTASGDYLTRLTAQVGVNRRPATRALRRGIFVGQNSAPIDVPIGNRFSIAGVAYTVLSREMFGQYVLECEQPGVIGNQYFGVMLPVDYVTGLVRAELTEVLVPGEDEEADEVLRQRYYEEVNNPPFGGNVAQYKQIVNAIDGVGATKVFPTWQGGGTAKCTIIAADWSVPSPQLLDEVQEIIDPTPQGKGLGQAPIGHEVTIAGVTEHTISIETTLSLASDMTPGQVQADVEEVIAAYLLELRQNWAQQQQLIVRTAQIDARILTVPGVEDVEGTEINGDAANLTLGEDEIPMMGSVVIHG, from the coding sequence ATGTACGAGCATATGACGTTTGAGCATATCCTTCAGCGTATGCTATCTCGGGTGCCGAACGATATCGATAAGCGGGAAGGCAGCATCATTTACGATGCGCTAGCGCCAGCCGCATTCGAACTGGCGCAGATGTACATGGAATTAAACCTGATTATGGATTTGTCGTTTGTCGACACGGCAAGCGGCGATTATCTTACCCGGCTGACTGCCCAAGTTGGTGTCAACCGGCGACCGGCTACAAGAGCGCTGCGGCGCGGGATATTCGTCGGTCAAAACTCTGCACCCATTGATGTACCGATCGGTAACCGTTTTTCGATCGCGGGAGTGGCGTATACAGTCCTCTCTCGGGAGATGTTTGGGCAATATGTGCTTGAATGCGAGCAGCCTGGCGTCATCGGTAACCAGTATTTCGGTGTGATGTTGCCAGTAGATTACGTGACGGGCCTGGTGCGAGCTGAACTGACCGAAGTATTGGTACCAGGAGAGGATGAGGAGGCGGATGAGGTCCTTCGTCAGCGCTACTATGAGGAAGTTAACAACCCGCCATTTGGCGGCAACGTAGCACAATATAAGCAGATAGTAAACGCTATCGACGGTGTGGGAGCGACAAAGGTATTTCCGACGTGGCAGGGGGGCGGGACCGCCAAATGTACAATCATTGCAGCAGATTGGTCCGTACCTAGCCCACAACTGCTCGACGAGGTGCAAGAGATCATTGATCCGACTCCGCAGGGTAAGGGGCTTGGGCAAGCTCCAATCGGACATGAGGTGACCATCGCCGGCGTCACCGAGCATACTATCAGTATCGAGACGACGCTGTCGCTAGCTAGCGATATGACGCCCGGACAAGTACAAGCCGATGTCGAGGAAGTCATCGCTGCCTACCTGTTGGAGCTGCGCCAGAACTGGGCGCAACAGCAGCAACTCATTGTCCGGACTGCGCAGATCGACGCGCGCATCCTGACGGTTCCAGGGGTTGAAGACGTAGAGGGCACTGAAATTAATGGTGACGCTGCGAATTTGACGCTCGGCGAGGATGAAATTCCAATGATGGGGTCGGTGGTTATCCATGGCTGA
- a CDS encoding putative phage tail protein, with protein MAERIMQHLPDYYRVIEDFKELDHTETIELDLLQGAVNQLFNDQFVMTSNLQAIRRREQMLGIQADANTEPLEFRKRRILNRYQTKPPFTVRYLQQQLDRLVGPGMTIVSVDVQNFVLYVTTNIETASVFREVQRTIGTVKPANMVYQQNTSIEEKIGVEEKISRREITWNYKLGSWKLGQKPFASLGPEVPVE; from the coding sequence ATGGCTGAGCGCATTATGCAGCACTTGCCTGACTACTACCGAGTGATTGAGGATTTCAAGGAATTGGACCATACCGAGACGATTGAACTGGATCTGCTGCAGGGTGCGGTGAACCAGCTGTTTAACGATCAATTCGTCATGACGTCTAACCTGCAGGCGATCCGTCGACGCGAGCAGATGCTGGGCATTCAGGCAGACGCGAACACTGAGCCGTTAGAGTTCCGCAAACGCCGCATCCTGAACCGCTACCAAACGAAGCCGCCGTTCACGGTCCGGTACCTGCAGCAGCAGCTCGACAGGCTGGTTGGCCCCGGTATGACGATTGTGAGTGTGGATGTGCAAAATTTTGTGCTCTATGTGACCACGAACATCGAGACGGCCAGCGTCTTTCGAGAGGTCCAGCGCACGATCGGGACAGTCAAGCCAGCTAATATGGTGTATCAGCAAAACACGTCCATTGAAGAGAAGATCGGCGTGGAAGAGAAGATATCGAGGCGGGAGATCACTTGGAATTACAAGCTTGGTTCATGGAAGCTTGGTCAAAAACCATTCGCCAGCTTGGGACCGGAGGTGCCTGTTGAATGA
- a CDS encoding ketopantoate hydroxymethyltransferase — protein sequence MIEAQFLRDLASYVNSRIAKVIVNGSYEITNFTVKRVDDQTVVLNYIVPAAEVSLVTEIDLRDTADRVISSKPVHVPITTDHLMLQTLKVKEVTT from the coding sequence ATGATTGAAGCACAATTCTTGCGGGATCTGGCCAGTTACGTTAATAGCCGAATCGCGAAGGTTATCGTTAACGGCTCATATGAAATAACTAATTTCACGGTGAAGCGCGTTGACGATCAGACAGTAGTGTTGAATTATATAGTGCCGGCAGCTGAGGTATCGCTCGTAACAGAAATCGATTTGAGAGATACCGCAGACCGTGTGATTAGCTCAAAACCAGTACATGTACCGATTACGACCGATCATTTGATGTTGCAGACGCTTAAGGTGAAAGAGGTGACGACATAA
- a CDS encoding tail fiber protein — protein MAKTDWTLDEDVLPQDMNNIGQEINQLRADVDNIHIPPASTTQAGIVQLSNAVNSTAQDMAATPAAVKVAYDRAQEAFQLGNERKQEVVDVLIAKGVSASTSESWDSLIGKLSSIIKATGNAAVGDVLVSKTFSNASANGLTGTMPNRGNVTQTLTSQGQSYTIPQGHHGGTGTVTANITNLSAANIRNGATVGGIAGTFSQFSNGATAAQILTGRSAAVNGAAVNGSMPDRGSVGTQTISTQNGEYAIPAGYHNGAGRVRATFANLTPANVRQGVNIGGVVGSLIPGVPYAEGSATPNQFGEIVVTGLSFRPRTIFISGDYGGSGGETINKFYGDVFPFSVIQQTAFLMNSTGSYNSSVFTAGSWTIGSNSFSCRVGYMMPVQYRCFG, from the coding sequence ATGGCGAAAACTGACTGGACTCTCGATGAAGACGTGTTGCCGCAGGATATGAACAACATCGGGCAAGAGATTAACCAGCTCCGCGCGGACGTGGATAATATTCACATTCCACCAGCGTCCACAACACAGGCCGGTATCGTGCAATTGTCTAACGCTGTGAATAGCACAGCGCAGGATATGGCTGCAACACCAGCAGCAGTTAAGGTGGCCTATGATCGAGCCCAAGAGGCTTTTCAACTTGGCAATGAGAGAAAGCAAGAAGTTGTGGACGTGCTCATTGCCAAAGGAGTTTCAGCGTCCACTTCTGAATCATGGGATTCGTTGATTGGAAAGTTGTCTTCGATCATCAAGGCGACAGGCAATGCCGCGGTGGGCGACGTGCTTGTTTCCAAGACATTTTCCAACGCATCGGCGAACGGACTTACTGGTACGATGCCGAACCGGGGGAATGTGACCCAAACGTTGACGAGTCAAGGACAATCCTATACGATCCCGCAAGGGCATCATGGAGGAACGGGCACTGTAACAGCTAACATCACCAATTTGAGCGCGGCGAATATAAGGAACGGCGCAACAGTCGGTGGTATCGCAGGGACGTTTTCACAGTTTTCCAACGGCGCAACGGCTGCGCAGATACTAACAGGTCGGTCGGCGGCAGTGAATGGAGCCGCTGTAAACGGTTCAATGCCTGATCGGGGAAGCGTTGGGACGCAAACAATCTCCACGCAAAACGGTGAGTATGCCATACCCGCAGGGTATCACAATGGTGCGGGGAGAGTAAGGGCGACCTTTGCAAATTTGACGCCTGCCAATGTGCGGCAAGGGGTTAATATAGGCGGGGTTGTAGGCTCTCTTATTCCGGGTGTGCCTTACGCCGAAGGTTCGGCAACCCCCAATCAATTTGGTGAGATCGTGGTTACCGGGCTATCATTTAGACCCAGAACAATTTTTATTTCGGGGGATTACGGTGGCAGCGGTGGGGAAACAATAAATAAGTTTTATGGCGATGTGTTTCCCTTTTCCGTTATACAACAAACCGCCTTTTTAATGAATTCAACCGGATCATATAACAGTAGTGTATTCACGGCCGGTTCGTGGACAATTGGCAGCAATTCATTTTCTTGTAGGGTCGGCTATATGATGCCCGTCCAATATAGATGTTTTGGTTAG
- a CDS encoding CD1375 family protein, with the protein MSEAIAKIYADLVRAGRRTIAQVPETVRQQVEQTLAMDNLS; encoded by the coding sequence GTGAGCGAAGCTATCGCTAAGATTTACGCTGATTTAGTGCGAGCAGGCCGCCGGACAATTGCGCAGGTGCCGGAGACAGTACGGCAGCAGGTAGAGCAAACACTCGCGATGGACAATCTAAGCTGA
- a CDS encoding putative holin-like toxin, whose protein sequence is MDAFAIIELVQLNLGWAGSLWKGGMPMNTFQTIMSFIAFGTFLLALLTYIEKRK, encoded by the coding sequence ATGGATGCATTTGCTATAATTGAATTGGTACAACTGAACTTGGGATGGGCAGGCTCCCTCTGGAAAGGAGGGATGCCTATGAATACTTTCCAGACGATCATGTCATTCATTGCGTTCGGAACATTTCTCCTGGCGCTGCTGACATACATCGAAAAAAGAAAGTAG
- a CDS encoding N-acetylmuramoyl-L-alanine amidase produces the protein MKIVIDAGHGPNTPGKRTPDDSMREFHFNSVTARYARDELLKYEGVEVLFTHADEGSRDVPLKERTDKANAWKAAVLVSIHANAYGSTWNDVQGIETFVYSTRPAAAIKLAEAVQQNLLMGTGRKNRGVKADNLHMLRESNMTSILVECGFMTNYEEADLLKSDIYRRKCAKAIVAGIVETYGLRREADANPKVDGKANVVLNGAPAPDGFIASGATYVPVRFIAEAFGARVTWDGNSKTVFIEKGDS, from the coding sequence ATGAAGATCGTAATTGATGCCGGTCACGGACCAAATACGCCAGGCAAGCGCACGCCGGACGATAGCATGCGCGAATTTCACTTCAACAGCGTGACAGCTCGATATGCTCGGGACGAACTACTGAAGTACGAAGGTGTGGAGGTGCTCTTTACGCATGCGGATGAAGGCAGCCGAGATGTGCCGCTTAAAGAACGGACAGACAAGGCCAACGCCTGGAAGGCCGCTGTACTCGTGTCTATACATGCGAACGCCTACGGCAGCACCTGGAACGATGTGCAAGGCATCGAGACGTTCGTCTATTCGACCCGGCCAGCAGCCGCTATAAAGCTCGCTGAAGCTGTCCAGCAGAACCTTCTTATGGGGACAGGGCGCAAGAATCGCGGTGTAAAAGCGGATAACCTGCACATGCTACGCGAATCGAATATGACGTCGATACTCGTTGAGTGTGGCTTTATGACAAATTACGAAGAAGCTGACTTGCTGAAAAGTGACATTTACCGCCGTAAGTGTGCGAAGGCGATCGTGGCCGGGATCGTGGAGACGTATGGCCTGCGGCGTGAAGCGGATGCCAATCCGAAGGTGGACGGTAAAGCGAATGTAGTACTTAATGGAGCACCTGCTCCTGACGGGTTCATTGCATCCGGTGCTACGTATGTGCCTGTTCGCTTTATTGCAGAAGCGTTTGGGGCTCGTGTGACGTGGGATGGTAATTCTAAAACGGTGTTTATTGAGAAGGGAGATAGTTAA
- a CDS encoding holin, which yields MNKKRLRNYGLWAAVGALVIDVGIYAGFIPMSESEALNRFVISGLNVLVLAGIVSNPTKPDGKGFNL from the coding sequence ATGAATAAGAAAAGATTGCGGAATTACGGATTGTGGGCGGCTGTAGGAGCTTTGGTGATCGATGTAGGCATTTATGCAGGCTTCATCCCAATGAGCGAGTCTGAGGCCTTAAATAGGTTTGTGATTAGCGGGCTGAACGTGTTGGTGCTGGCCGGGATCGTCAGCAATCCGACCAAGCCGGATGGTAAAGGATTCAATCTATAA
- a CDS encoding excalibur calcium-binding domain-containing protein — MIDATVESAGVAEPTVPTETQGSIVEEVFYANCSEAREAGAAPIYAGDPGYSSKLDRDGDGVACE; from the coding sequence GTGATCGATGCAACAGTGGAGTCTGCAGGAGTAGCGGAGCCAACTGTACCGACTGAAACGCAGGGAAGCATCGTTGAGGAAGTCTTTTACGCTAATTGTAGTGAGGCCAGAGAAGCGGGAGCCGCGCCGATTTACGCCGGGGATCCTGGGTATAGCTCGAAGCTTGATCGGGACGGGGATGGGGTCGCGTGCGAGTAA
- a CDS encoding sugar phosphate nucleotidyltransferase translates to MRIILLSGGSGKRLWPLSNDARSKQFLKLLRNDAGRLESMVQRVWSQLKAAGLSESAVIATSPTQIDMIRSQIGQQVPIIAEPTRRDTFPAIALSVAYLHTVLQADRDEIVVVLPVDPYVDASFFEQVKRLAELLPESGAAIGLMGAVPTVPSTKYGYIVPDRDEPRKTRYYRVSHFMEKPDEATATKLLDMGALWNCGVFAFRLGYLLDAMERKGLPASYGMLRDVYPTLRKISFDYEVLEREKRLIVLPYDGDWKDLGTWNTLTEEMGSMVIGKHVKTHGCSNTHVINELTIPILVLGIDNAVVAASPDGILVTDKAVSPKLKDYLEDTREPMYEERRWGWFRVLDSRKQPDGQGAMTMLIALEEGQLLRYRRNLDRHEAWTVIKGKGILTLNGEQVVVEQGRTFEVAAGAGYALRAEEEMECICVQTGDFSIPNRWEALEEEWNELIVEGAID, encoded by the coding sequence ATGCGGATCATTTTATTGTCAGGAGGCTCCGGCAAACGGCTTTGGCCCTTGTCCAACGATGCGCGCTCCAAGCAATTTCTGAAGCTGCTCCGTAATGATGCTGGTCGGCTGGAATCGATGGTGCAGCGAGTATGGAGCCAACTGAAGGCAGCCGGCTTAAGCGAGTCTGCCGTTATTGCCACATCCCCGACGCAAATCGATATGATTCGGAGTCAAATTGGGCAGCAAGTCCCTATAATTGCCGAACCGACCAGAAGGGATACGTTTCCTGCCATCGCCCTTTCTGTCGCATATTTGCATACTGTGTTGCAGGCGGATCGGGATGAGATAGTCGTCGTTTTGCCTGTTGATCCATATGTGGACGCTTCGTTTTTTGAACAGGTGAAGCGCCTCGCGGAACTGCTTCCCGAATCGGGGGCGGCAATTGGGCTAATGGGAGCTGTACCAACTGTGCCATCGACGAAATATGGCTATATCGTGCCCGACCGGGATGAACCAAGGAAGACCCGCTATTACCGGGTCAGCCATTTCATGGAGAAGCCGGACGAGGCTACAGCAACCAAGCTGCTGGACATGGGGGCATTGTGGAATTGCGGCGTATTCGCGTTCCGGCTGGGTTATTTGCTTGATGCCATGGAGAGGAAAGGCTTGCCTGCTTCCTACGGCATGCTGCGCGATGTATATCCGACGCTCCGAAAGATCAGCTTTGATTACGAGGTGCTGGAGCGGGAGAAGCGTCTGATTGTGCTTCCCTATGACGGAGATTGGAAGGATCTCGGTACTTGGAACACATTGACCGAAGAAATGGGCAGCATGGTGATTGGCAAGCACGTCAAAACGCATGGCTGCAGCAACACGCATGTCATTAACGAACTGACCATTCCGATTCTGGTATTAGGCATTGATAACGCCGTGGTCGCTGCAAGCCCGGACGGCATCCTTGTCACCGATAAGGCGGTTAGCCCCAAGTTGAAAGACTATCTTGAAGATACGAGAGAACCCATGTATGAAGAACGGCGCTGGGGGTGGTTTCGCGTACTGGACTCACGGAAGCAGCCGGATGGCCAAGGAGCCATGACGATGCTGATTGCACTGGAGGAGGGCCAGCTATTGCGCTATCGTCGCAATCTGGACAGGCATGAGGCGTGGACCGTTATTAAAGGCAAAGGGATACTGACGCTTAATGGCGAACAGGTTGTTGTCGAACAAGGGCGCACCTTTGAAGTTGCGGCCGGGGCGGGCTATGCCTTGCGTGCAGAAGAAGAGATGGAGTGCATCTGCGTACAGACAGGCGATTTCTCAATCCCGAACCGGTGGGAAGCTTTGGAGGAAGAATGGAACGAACTGATTGTGGAAGGGGCAATTGACTAG
- the galU gene encoding UTP--glucose-1-phosphate uridylyltransferase GalU, producing MKVRKAVIPAAGLGTRFLPATKAQPKEMLPIVDKPTIQYIIEEAVASGIEDIMIVSGRGKRAIEDHFDKSFELEEMLAQKGKHKELANIQAISEMANIHYIRQKEPRGLGHAIWCARRFIGDEPFAVLLGDDIVQADRPCLQQLIDVHNRYRCSVVGVQPVPYEAVSKYGIIKPKGAEIEPNVVHVDDLVEKPAVEEAPSNLAIMGRYILSPEILDILEHQEVGAGGEIQLTDAIKRLNAEQAVVALNFEGTRHDVGDKFGFIKATIDFALQRDDLQDDVLQYLRKLLESEAIRA from the coding sequence ATGAAAGTAAGAAAAGCGGTCATTCCGGCAGCGGGTCTTGGTACACGCTTCTTGCCGGCAACGAAAGCTCAACCGAAGGAAATGCTGCCCATCGTGGATAAGCCTACTATCCAGTACATTATTGAAGAAGCCGTAGCATCGGGCATCGAGGACATCATGATTGTCAGCGGCAGAGGGAAGCGGGCCATTGAGGATCACTTTGACAAGTCCTTCGAGCTGGAGGAGATGCTTGCGCAGAAGGGCAAGCATAAGGAGCTTGCGAACATCCAAGCGATTTCGGAAATGGCGAATATCCACTATATTCGGCAAAAAGAGCCTCGCGGCCTTGGCCATGCAATCTGGTGCGCGCGCCGCTTTATTGGCGATGAACCGTTTGCGGTGCTGTTGGGCGACGATATTGTGCAAGCGGACCGCCCTTGTCTGCAGCAGCTGATCGATGTCCATAACCGCTACCGCTGTTCGGTTGTAGGCGTACAGCCTGTACCGTATGAAGCGGTGTCCAAATACGGCATCATCAAGCCGAAGGGCGCGGAAATCGAACCGAATGTTGTGCACGTAGATGACTTGGTGGAGAAGCCGGCCGTGGAAGAGGCGCCTTCCAATCTGGCTATTATGGGTCGGTATATCTTGAGCCCTGAAATATTGGATATTCTTGAACACCAGGAAGTTGGGGCTGGAGGCGAGATTCAGCTGACTGACGCGATAAAGCGTCTGAACGCGGAGCAGGCGGTAGTGGCGTTAAATTTCGAGGGGACCCGTCACGATGTGGGGGACAAATTCGGATTTATTAAGGCGACGATAGACTTTGCCCTGCAGCGCGATGACCTGCAGGATGATGTACTGCAGTATTTGCGTAAGCTGTTGGAAAGTGAAGCGATACGAGCGTAA
- a CDS encoding LytTR family DNA-binding domain-containing protein produces MQVPVLKHLDNGDTELHMLDLNDVIYICVENRTLVYHTVDQAYRHISTLSDWEDHLTEYGFDLTDKTNLVNISKIKKLDSKQGKLYFEEEPTSKSKFATIAFIKQKLFKNLILRAIANNKGTSLEYNLKGQGKGARLESENSLAD; encoded by the coding sequence ATGCAAGTGCCTGTCCTGAAACATTTGGATAATGGCGATACCGAATTGCATATGCTGGATTTGAACGATGTGATATATATTTGCGTAGAAAATCGTACTTTGGTATATCATACCGTCGATCAAGCTTATCGCCATATATCCACACTGTCGGACTGGGAAGATCATTTGACCGAATACGGATTCGATCTGACGGATAAAACGAATTTGGTCAATATCAGCAAGATCAAGAAACTGGATTCCAAGCAAGGCAAGCTATATTTCGAGGAAGAGCCCACCAGCAAAAGCAAGTTTGCCACCATTGCCTTTATTAAGCAGAAGCTATTTAAAAATCTCATTTTGCGCGCCATCGCAAACAATAAAGGGACAAGCCTGGAGTATAATTTGAAAGGCCAAGGAAAAGGCGCCAGATTGGAAAGCGAGAATAGTCTTGCTGACTAA